A window of the Henningerozyma blattae CBS 6284 chromosome 10, complete genome genome harbors these coding sequences:
- the QCR6 gene encoding ubiquinol--cytochrome-c reductase subunit 6 (similar to Saccharomyces cerevisiae QCR6 (YFR033C); ancestral locus Anc_7.190), translating into MLSTITDYLEELKEAIVPVVAKADDGEDEDTTQDADDDDEDDDDDDDDDDDDDDDDDDEDDDEEKDPYDLLRAECEQSEEGQKLKHHYLECAERVEKQKEDPNYEELEYKEDCIQEFFHLQHYLDSCAAPKLFSKLK; encoded by the coding sequence ATGTTATCCACAATTACTGATTATTTAGAAGAACTTAAAGAAGCTATTGTTCCAGTTGTAGCAAAGGCTGATGATGGTGAAGATGAAGACACCACTCAAGATGCtgatgatgacgatgaagatgatgacgatgatgacgatgatgacgatgatgacgatgatgacgatgacGACGAAGACGACGATGAAGAAAAGGATCcttatgatttattaagGGCTGAATGTGAACAATCTGAAGAAGGTCAAAAGTTAAAAcatcattatttggaaTGTGCGGAAAGAGTAGAAAAGCAAAAAGAAGATCCAAACTACGAAGAGTTGGAATATAAGGAAGATTGTATTCAAGAATTCTTCCATCTACAACATTATTTGGACAGCTGTGCTGCtccaaaattatttagtaAACTAAAATAG